A part of Aegilops tauschii subsp. strangulata cultivar AL8/78 chromosome 2, Aet v6.0, whole genome shotgun sequence genomic DNA contains:
- the LOC109772224 gene encoding uncharacterized protein isoform X2: MEQNAREEREVEELRAAAAKAAQEEEAAKARADAAAKAQAEAAAAAMAEGALLVTPLHVAAPEVPEPPPKEAGGDQPGLEREDDVVVLEREAAPTPPTGATQGGQPNLPPAQSAGGEPAARTDLVVQSPSCQRAGKAASEPQKAAGSSSSAQDMEAASASSGWTPGGGTAVVNVAAQGVRNRLQAQAAALRKYNDEFLVTRAAIRDYHNLRAAAFNSQARELTQKTADLSESRVANASLREQLDGTQAALRAKEAEFAALAQERDRLAKRLADQEESHKAALKAVQDSEAALQAEYETEAASWAKAKQTLINGYGQIEDLVDEYFPGYSTTANQVVEAHREAQRQAGAEIAPNARRSLEEQLLAIQARLQPAHRMLRRLQHVGAQVLASLWPREVIPRTPSRTADWLEVAVGRFEAWKASAARSGARRALEFAKA, translated from the exons ATGGAGCAAaacgcgcgggaggagcgggaggtggaggagttgagggcggctgccgccaaggcggcccaggaggaggaggcagcgaaggcgcgcgccgacgcagcggccaaggcccaagcggaggctgcggccgcggcgatggcggagggggccttgctcgtcacccctctgcaCGTCGCGGCGCCTGAGGTCCCAGAGCCCCCACCaaaggaagccggcggcgaccagccgggattggagagggaggacgacgtcgtcgtcctggagagggaggcggcaccgaccccgccgactggagcgactcaaggcggccagccTAACTTGCCacctgcgcaatcggccgggggcgagccggccgcgaggacggatctggtggtccagtcgccatcgtgccagcgcgcggggaaggctgcatcggagccgcagaaggccgcgggctccagctcgtcggcccaggacatggaggcggccagcgccagctcggggtggacgccgggtggagggacggctgtggtgaacgtggcagcgcagggcgtccggaaccggcttcaagcccaggctgcggcgctgaggaaatataatgacgagttccttgtgacgcgggcggccattcgg gactaccacaacctccgcgcggctgccttcaactcccaggctcgggagctgacccagaagactgctgacctatctgagagccggg tgGCCAATGCCAGTCTGAGGGAACAGCTGGacgggactcaggccgccctccgcgctaaggaggccgagtttgccgccttggcacaggagcgtgaccgcctggccaagaggttggccgaccaggaggagagccacaaggcggccctgaaggcggtgcaggacagcgaggccgccctccaagccgagtatgagacagaggcggccagctgggccaaagcgaagcagacgctgatcaacggctatggccagatcgaagacttggttgacg agtacttccctggctactctaccaccgccaaccaggtcgtcgaggcccaccgcgaggcacaaaggcaggctggcgccgagatcgcaccaaacgctcgccggtcgctggaggagcagctcttggcgattcaggcccgcctccagccggctcatcgcatgctccgccggcttcagcatgTTGGGGCACAGGTGTTGGCCTCCCTCTGGCCTAgagaggtgattccccgcacccccagtcggaccgccgactggttggaggtggcggtcggccgcttcgaggcctggaaggcttcggcggctcgatccggcgccaggcgggcgctggagttcgccaaggcctag